A genome region from Nycticebus coucang isolate mNycCou1 chromosome 22, mNycCou1.pri, whole genome shotgun sequence includes the following:
- the OTUD3 gene encoding OTU domain-containing protein 3: MSRKQAAKSRPGSGSRKAEAERKRDERAARRALAKERRNRPESGGGGGCEEEFVSFANQLQALGLKLREVPGDGNCLFRALGDQLEGHSRNHLRHRQETVDYMIKQREDFEPFVEDDIPFEKHVASLAKPGTFAGNDAIVAFARNHQLNVVIHQLNAPLWQIRGTDKSNVRELHIAYRYGEHYDSVRRINDNSEAPAHLQTDFQIFRQDESNKREKIKTKGIDFEDDLRDEVEDAVQKVCNATGCSDFNLIVQNLEAENYNIESAIIAMLQMDQAKRNNAEENLEPSGRVLKQCGPLWEDGGSGARIFGNQGLNEGKAENSKVWASPSEEDKANKNQLPKVTNKQKREQQRLEKKKRQEERHRHKALERSSLRDNNRSEADANTQVTLVKTFAALNI; this comes from the exons ATGTCCCGAAAGCAGGCGGCGAAGAGCCGTCCCGGCAGCGGCAGCCGGAAAGCCGAAGCCGAGCGCAAGCGGGACGAGCGGGCCGCGCGTCGGGCCCTGGCCAAGGAGCGGCGGAACCGGCCGGAgtccggcggcggcggcggctgcgagGAGGAGTTCGTCAGCTTTGCCAACCAGCTGCAGGCCCTGGGGCTGAAGCTGCGGGAGGTGCCGGGGGACGG cAATTGCTTGTTCAGAGCTCTTGGTGATCAATTGGAGGGACACTCACGAAATCATCTCAGGCACCGACAGGAGACAGTGGACTACATGATAAAGCAGCGGGAAGATTTTGAACCCTTTGTAGAAGATGACATTCCTTTTGAGAAACATG TGGCCAGTTTGGCAAAGCCTGGTACTTTTGCTGGCAATGATGCAATTGTAGCCTTTGCAAGAAATCATCAATTGAATGTGGTGATTCATCAACTTAATGCCCCTTTGTGGCAG ATTCGGGGCACAGATAAAAGCAATGTGAGAGAGTTACACATCGCATATCGGTATGGTGAGCACTATGACAGTGTACGGAGGATCAATGACAACTCTGAAGCACCTGCACATCTCCAGACAGAT TTTCAGATATTTCGTCAAGATgaatcaaataaaagagaaaaaatcaagacaaaaggaaTTGACTTCGAAGATGACCTGAGAGATGAAGTAGAGGATGCTGTTCAGAAAGTCTGTAATGCCACGGGATGTTCA GATTTTAATTTAATAGTCCAGAACCTGGAAGCTGAAAATTATAATATTGAATCTGCAATAATTGCCATGCTTCAAATGGACCAGGCGAAAAGAAATA ATGCAGAGGAGAATCTTGAGCCCAGTGGTCGAGTGCTAAAGCAATGTGGCCCTTTATGGGAGGACGGTGGCAGTGGTGCCAGAATCTTTGGAAATCAGGGCTTAAATGAAGGCAAGGCTGAAAACAGTAAGGTATGGGCCAGCCCTAGTGAAGAAGACAAAGCAAATAAGAACCAGCTGCCAAAG GTCACAAATAAACAGAAGAGAGAGCAACAGCGGCTGGAGAAGAAGAAACGCCAGGAGGAAAGGCACCGTCACAAAGCCCTGGAGAGAAGTAGCCTCAGGGACAACAACAGAAGTGAAGCGGATGCGAACACACAGGTCACCTTGGTGAAGACCTTTGCTGCTCTCAACATCTGA